Part of the Cohnella candidum genome, CCACGACTCGTCCTCGGTATAAGGTTCCATCGGCACGTTCAGGCAAGCGCCGTAGCCGCTCGATTCGCCGCGTTCATGCGCGAATCCGGTACCGGGAAACAGGAATTTGCCCGTTTCGTGGATGGAAAAGGTGAACACGTCGGGATCGGTGTAGTAGAACCATTGCACGCCGTCGCCGTGATGAACGTCGGTATCGACATAGAGAACGCGGGCGCCGTACTTGCGGCGGATCATCGAGATGGCCGCGGCGGCGTCATTGTAGACGCAGAAACCCGCAGCCCGTTCCGGGAACGCGTGGTGCAAGCCGCCCGCCAAATGAAGGGCTCTCCCTGCGGCGCCCGACATGACGGCCTCCGCGGCGGCCAGGGATCCGGCGACGACGGAGAGGGCGGCTTCGTGCATGCAGGGGAAATACGGCGTATCGCCGTCCTGCTGCAAACCGAATTCGGCCGCGCGGCGGATCGCTTCGGCGGCCGGTTTTTCTGCGCTTAACGCTTGCACGGCGTCGACGTAATCGGGCCGGTGAAGCTCCCGCACCGCGATTTCCGCGGCTTCCGCCTGGAGAGAATCGAGGATTTGCGAAGGCCGCAGCGCATCGGCTTGGCGGAGAAGCCGTTCCGTGAGCATCAGGCGGATCGGGTGGAACGGATGGTCGTCATGAAAGCGGTATCGCTGCGAAGCGGAGGAGTCGATCCATACGGTTCTCGAGTTCAACTTACGTCTCCTGCCTTTCTGAATCGATCGGAGCCCTAATACATGAAACGCTGCCGAAACCGGACGCGGTCGAAACGCTCGACGGACGCGAGCGGGACGTCTTTGCCGATCCGAACCATGAGGCAATTGGCCGGATGGGCGCAAATTTCCGGATCGTCGGTCGCGAACCATACCATGCCGACCGACTTCATCAGCTTTTCCATCATTTCCCGGTAACCCCAGACCGACAGGCCGCTGCCTTCCAGGTCCCAATGCCAGTAATATTCGGTGGTGTAGACGATGGCATTGTCGAGCTGGCCATGTTCGAAGGCGGCCGCGATCAACGCTTTGCCGAGCCCCATCGAGCGGTAATCGTCCGCCACCTCGATGGCGCCGAGCTCGATCAGGTCGTCCATGCCGCCTTCGTACCACCGTTCCATTTCGTCGGGGTAGTGGAACGTCACGTATCCCGCGACCAGATCGCCTTCCCGGGCCAGCACCACGCGGCCTTCCGGCAGACCCGCGATTTCCACCAAAGCTTCATGCTGGTCCTTGGGACGGCGAAACGCGTCCAATTTAGGATGCAGGGTCATCGTCCGCAGCCGTTCCGGCGGAACCGGACCTTCGACGACGAGCGTACGTCCGTCGCGTTCGATCGTATGGGCAACCTGAATCTTGACGTGCTGCATGCGATCTCCCCATTATCGCGGCCCTGTACCGACGCAAGAAGCGAAGCGCCGAATGCCGCTCGAGTTTGGTGTCATTATACAACAGGCGGGAGAATTTGTCCCTTCGCAGGAGGAAATTCCCCCGGCATACGTGTGCGCCATGCCGTATCGCTATGTTATAATGGCTAATGTCGGAGACGGGATCTTTCGTTCTCCCTGTTTGTAAGCGATTTCGTTAAGACGGAAACCAGACGGGAAGGTGAAGAAGATGACACTGGAACACAACGAGAAACTGGCGCCGGAGGCGGCCGTTTCCAATTTGGGGCCTTACGAGGAAGCGGTGGCGAATTTCCGGTGGGAAGACGTGGAAGCGCAATTCACGTGGTCGCAGACGGGCAAGGTCAACATGGCCCATGAAGCCATCGACCGGCATGTCGCCGCGGGACGCGGTGACAAAATCGCCCTGCACTACAGCGACAATAGCCGCGATGAAAGCTACACCTACGCGGAGATGGCCAAGCAGTCGAACAAGTTCGCCAACGTGCTCCGCGGTCTTGGCATCACCAAAGGCGACAGGGTGTTCATTTTCATGCCTCGGACGCCCGAATTGTACTTCAGCCTGCTTGGCGCGCTGAAAGTGGGTGCCGTCGTCGGTCCCTTGTTCGAAGCGTTTATGGAAACGGCAGTCCGGGACCGCCTGCAGGACAGCGGCGCATCGGCGATCGTCACCACGCCTTCGCTGCTTCCCCGCGTAGACCG contains:
- a CDS encoding acetoin utilization protein AcuC, giving the protein MNSRTVWIDSSASQRYRFHDDHPFHPIRLMLTERLLRQADALRPSQILDSLQAEAAEIAVRELHRPDYVDAVQALSAEKPAAEAIRRAAEFGLQQDGDTPYFPCMHEAALSVVAGSLAAAEAVMSGAAGRALHLAGGLHHAFPERAAGFCVYNDAAAAISMIRRKYGARVLYVDTDVHHGDGVQWFYYTDPDVFTFSIHETGKFLFPGTGFAHERGESSGYGACLNVPMEPYTEDESWLECFETALHAAIASFRPDVIVSQHGCDAHAFDPLAHIHCSMRIYREMPRIIREAADRYTEGKWVALGGGGYDHWRVVPRAWSLLWLEMSGHPLLAAIDAAEAGHPLPADWPSADLGECPPRMPDRWLDDTAVWTPMPRRAEITANNKKMLELALQHLG
- a CDS encoding GNAT family N-acetyltransferase, giving the protein MQHVKIQVAHTIERDGRTLVVEGPVPPERLRTMTLHPKLDAFRRPKDQHEALVEIAGLPEGRVVLAREGDLVAGYVTFHYPDEMERWYEGGMDDLIELGAIEVADDYRSMGLGKALIAAAFEHGQLDNAIVYTTEYYWHWDLEGSGLSVWGYREMMEKLMKSVGMVWFATDDPEICAHPANCLMVRIGKDVPLASVERFDRVRFRQRFMY